A region of Ignatzschineria larvae DSM 13226 DNA encodes the following proteins:
- a CDS encoding cation:dicarboxylate symporter family transporter yields the protein MPTTIPEPVNDSLLSGPFFQQFLAITQYQTIIAIVVLLVSFYLVYQMQKRKISFFMRMLVGLILGAVIGLGAQFLAGFPDQTTTALKESSIWYGLFGKTFIAFIRMIVIPLVFVSIVKVVLDFGADKALPKITRRGIFWLLFTTGIAAILGMVIAAVMGLGKGDEIIVTAAKQREVSNLVDTFVNLVPSNIISAMNSNNIIGLVIFSALLGIAANRMAPKAPQVIGVFKQLIDALHKIVMSMTMTIIKYMPYAVIALLAGTIMNHGLPAVQKVLGFVVAIYVASFIMVVIHLMIIGAHGLSPMMFLKKSRDTLVMAFSSRSSVGTLPMTISTLTERLGVSGGTANLVPSLGTTMGMNGCAGFFPALLVMMVANMVGIEMNLQFYIMLLIVIVIGSIGIAGVPGTATIAATVALSGMGMGEYFPLIGMVLAIDPLIDMARTMTNISGAMTSAVATDKELGLLNVDRYKDPEAVLSADGSDNVDGNANSI from the coding sequence ATGCCAACGACTATTCCAGAGCCAGTCAATGATTCGCTCTTGAGCGGGCCATTTTTCCAACAATTTCTAGCGATTACCCAATATCAAACGATTATTGCGATTGTTGTGTTATTGGTCTCTTTTTATCTTGTCTATCAGATGCAAAAGCGTAAGATCAGCTTCTTTATGCGAATGTTAGTTGGCTTGATTTTGGGGGCTGTTATCGGACTTGGTGCACAATTCTTAGCGGGATTCCCCGATCAAACGACAACTGCACTCAAAGAGAGTAGTATTTGGTACGGGCTCTTTGGGAAAACTTTCATTGCCTTCATTCGGATGATTGTAATTCCGCTTGTCTTCGTCTCTATTGTCAAGGTAGTCTTAGACTTTGGGGCTGATAAAGCGCTTCCTAAAATTACCCGCCGAGGGATCTTTTGGCTACTCTTTACCACAGGGATTGCGGCGATATTAGGTATGGTGATTGCTGCAGTAATGGGGTTAGGAAAAGGCGATGAGATTATTGTCACTGCCGCAAAACAGCGTGAAGTCTCGAACCTCGTAGATACCTTTGTCAATCTTGTTCCAAGTAATATCATCTCGGCGATGAATAGTAACAATATTATCGGCCTTGTGATCTTCTCTGCACTCTTAGGGATTGCCGCAAATCGTATGGCCCCGAAAGCACCCCAAGTGATCGGTGTCTTTAAACAGCTCATCGATGCGCTTCATAAAATTGTGATGAGTATGACAATGACCATCATCAAATATATGCCTTATGCAGTCATTGCGCTCCTTGCTGGCACTATTATGAATCACGGCTTACCGGCGGTTCAAAAAGTATTGGGCTTTGTCGTTGCGATCTATGTTGCCTCATTTATTATGGTAGTGATTCATCTGATGATTATCGGGGCTCACGGACTCTCGCCAATGATGTTCCTTAAGAAATCTCGGGATACATTAGTAATGGCATTCTCAAGCCGCTCATCAGTGGGCACATTACCAATGACCATCTCTACACTGACAGAGCGCTTAGGGGTTTCCGGCGGCACCGCCAATCTGGTTCCCTCATTAGGCACGACAATGGGGATGAATGGTTGCGCCGGCTTCTTCCCCGCGCTACTGGTGATGATGGTAGCGAATATGGTGGGCATTGAGATGAATCTACAATTCTACATTATGCTTCTCATTGTCATTGTTATCGGTTCTATCGGTATCGCCGGCGTTCCGGGAACTGCAACGATTGCGGCAACTGTGGCGCTCTCGGGTATGGGAATGGGCGAATACTTCCCCTTAATCGGAATGGTGTTAGCCATTGATCCACTTATTGATATGGCACGCACGATGACTAATATTTCAGGGGCAATGACTTCCGCTGTTGCCACTGATAAAGAGCTTGGATTACTCAATGTAGATCGTTATAAAGATCCTGAAGCAGTATTAAGCGCCGATGGTAGCGATAATGTGGATGGCAATGCAAATAGCATTTAA